In the Ilumatobacteraceae bacterium genome, one interval contains:
- a CDS encoding NifU family protein, giving the protein MSPLEALASGGGDGQTASRPIISITEAALGKLIELRADESDADQLGLRLSIASEPGEDFRYDLSFDEYLKAAFTDEVRTHEGANDESIKIIVPGDDVELLQDATLDYTDTQGLVIRNPNRPQAPSIEGLTRDDELSAEIEALVSSEVNPALAAHGGFVTYMGHDGEGTAFMTMGGGCHGCSMSKMTMLEGVQTMLSEQIPAIERVKDLTDHSTGENPFYS; this is encoded by the coding sequence ATGAGTCCGCTCGAAGCATTGGCGTCCGGTGGCGGCGACGGCCAGACGGCCAGCCGCCCGATCATCTCGATCACCGAGGCCGCCCTCGGCAAACTGATCGAGCTCCGGGCCGACGAATCCGACGCCGACCAGCTCGGCCTCCGGCTCTCGATCGCGTCCGAGCCCGGCGAGGATTTTCGCTACGACCTGAGCTTCGACGAGTACCTCAAGGCAGCCTTCACCGACGAGGTCCGCACGCACGAAGGTGCCAACGACGAATCGATCAAGATCATCGTGCCGGGCGACGACGTCGAGCTGCTGCAAGATGCCACGCTCGACTACACCGACACGCAGGGTCTCGTCATCCGCAACCCCAACCGACCGCAGGCGCCGTCGATCGAGGGCCTGACCCGCGATGACGAACTCTCGGCCGAGATCGAGGCGTTGGTGTCCTCCGAGGTCAACCCGGCGCTCGCCGCGCACGGCGGGTTCGTCACCTACATGGGGCACGACGGCGAGGGCACCGCGTTCATGACCATGGGCGGCGGGTGCCACGGTTGCTCGATGAGCAAGATGACCATGCTCGAGGGTGTCCAGACGATGCTCAGCGAGCAGATCCCGGCGATCGAGCGGGTCAAGGACCTCACCGACCACTCGACCGGCGAGAACCCCTTCTACAGCTGA
- a CDS encoding maleylpyruvate isomerase family mycothiol-dependent enzyme produces the protein MNAEPTRTTDWYLDHLAADTERFAALLETASTDVPIAACPGWDVLRLAEHVGQIHRWAEFCATNGRPPTADDPPLEAFEPERAAGWLRDGAAGLAATLRGLDPAGPTWHPFPTDQVGAVWPRRQAHETAVHRWDAERAVGLDAEFDADLASDGIDEYFELAIPRLITGRGITVPAGSLHVHCTDVDGEWLVWSEAGDYHMIRAHQKGDAALRGPAAPILLRLWGRESGRDDELSPVGDESVLADWLAIAGM, from the coding sequence ATGAACGCCGAGCCGACCCGCACCACCGACTGGTACCTCGACCACCTCGCCGCCGACACCGAACGGTTCGCAGCGCTGTTGGAGACCGCATCGACCGATGTGCCGATCGCGGCGTGTCCGGGCTGGGACGTCCTCCGCCTGGCCGAGCACGTGGGGCAGATCCATCGCTGGGCCGAGTTCTGTGCGACCAACGGCCGACCACCGACCGCCGACGATCCGCCGCTCGAGGCGTTCGAACCCGAGCGCGCCGCCGGCTGGCTGCGTGACGGGGCGGCCGGACTCGCCGCGACCCTGCGCGGCCTCGACCCGGCGGGCCCGACCTGGCATCCGTTCCCGACCGACCAGGTCGGGGCGGTGTGGCCACGCCGCCAGGCCCACGAGACGGCCGTCCACCGCTGGGACGCCGAGCGCGCGGTCGGTCTCGACGCCGAGTTCGACGCCGATCTGGCGAGCGATGGCATCGACGAGTACTTCGAGCTGGCGATCCCGCGGCTGATCACCGGACGCGGCATCACGGTGCCGGCCGGCTCGTTGCACGTCCACTGCACCGATGTCGACGGTGAATGGCTCGTGTGGTCGGAAGCCGGCGACTACCACATGATCCGAGCCCATCAGAAGGGCGATGCAGCGCTCCGTGGACCGGCCGCACCGATCCTGCTGCGGTTGTGGGGTCGCGAGAGCGGGCGCGACGACGAACTCAGTCCGGTGGGCGATGAGTCGGTACTGGCCGACTGGCTCGCCATCGCCGGCATGTGA
- a CDS encoding SDR family oxidoreductase: MAGRDRPLSDRIALVTGGGRGIGRAISERLAAEGAAVAVNYRRDAEAAATTVGAIESSGGVARAYGASVDDADAMSTMIGQITADLGPVDLLVCNAGIASRGRSVADTDPDELLRVLHTHAVGAHHACRLVLPGMREGDRGDIVMISSVAAHSHGANGAPYSMGKAAIESLAFTLAKEELAHGIHVNIVAPGLVETDMGVRLARAIYAKREMDDLRELDSSFPFGRVCQPSDVADVVSYLCSDGAGYLTGQRIVVDGGADSMRTR; encoded by the coding sequence ATGGCCGGCCGCGACAGACCCCTCTCCGACAGGATCGCCCTCGTGACCGGCGGAGGTCGGGGCATCGGACGCGCGATCAGCGAACGACTCGCGGCCGAGGGGGCCGCCGTCGCGGTGAACTATCGACGTGACGCCGAAGCCGCTGCGACCACGGTCGGGGCGATCGAGTCGTCCGGCGGTGTGGCTCGCGCCTATGGCGCCTCGGTCGACGATGCGGATGCGATGTCGACGATGATCGGGCAGATCACCGCCGACCTGGGACCGGTGGACCTGCTCGTCTGTAACGCCGGGATCGCCTCACGGGGCCGATCGGTCGCCGACACCGACCCGGACGAACTGCTTCGGGTGCTGCACACCCACGCGGTGGGGGCGCACCACGCGTGCCGGCTCGTGCTGCCCGGGATGCGTGAGGGCGACCGGGGCGACATCGTGATGATCTCGTCGGTCGCCGCCCACAGCCACGGCGCCAACGGGGCGCCGTACAGCATGGGGAAGGCCGCGATCGAGTCGCTGGCGTTCACGCTCGCCAAGGAGGAACTCGCGCACGGCATCCACGTGAACATCGTCGCTCCCGGACTGGTCGAGACCGACATGGGCGTCCGGCTCGCTCGCGCGATCTACGCGAAGCGGGAGATGGACGATCTGCGTGAGCTGGACTCCAGCTTCCCGTTCGGCCGGGTGTGCCAACCGTCGGATGTCGCCGACGTGGTGTCGTACCTGTGCAGCGACGGTGCCGGGTACCTCACCGGACAGCGGATCGTCGTCGACGGGGGCGCCGACAGCATGCGGACCCGCTGA
- a CDS encoding amidohydrolase family protein has product MSESVDLIILGDVVVTMATDGDDVRDGAVAVRGGRIVAVTTAAEAAERFVAADTIGGPGTVVLPGLVNAHQHLTGDRLISSTIPDDLGLGDALEQWALPSHEAHTGDLDQMSATLSLIESVTNGITFTVEAGTVAHPGRVLAAFDAVGVGGTLGSWGWDVEGGTHAGSVDQVLDRQRHVIDLTAGHPRVDGWVTLVGHDLMSDDLVSAAGELARSSGTGFTFHMSPSGSDAIAYRKRVHRRPLQHLADLGVLGDHLLVAHAVHIDDAELDLVLDHDVAVASCPWAYLRLGQGISGSFHHPRLIHHGGRVALGCDSENAGDAIDIFAAARLFAGLAKDTRGEPTAFSARQALRLATIDGARALHLDHELGSLEAGKRADVVVVDTTGPAWTPHADDPTLAVVWGSDGRAVRDVVASGRVVVRDGACVTVDHRSLAAEAQEMHRLLVSKCGAHPRNE; this is encoded by the coding sequence GTGAGCGAATCCGTTGACCTGATCATCCTGGGCGACGTCGTCGTGACGATGGCGACCGACGGCGACGATGTTCGAGATGGTGCCGTCGCCGTCCGGGGCGGGCGGATCGTCGCCGTCACCACCGCCGCCGAGGCCGCCGAACGCTTCGTGGCCGCCGACACGATCGGCGGACCCGGCACGGTCGTGCTGCCCGGACTCGTCAACGCTCATCAGCATCTGACGGGCGACCGGTTGATCAGCTCGACGATCCCCGACGACCTCGGTCTCGGCGATGCGCTCGAACAGTGGGCACTTCCCTCCCACGAAGCGCACACCGGTGATCTCGACCAGATGTCGGCGACGCTGTCGCTCATCGAGTCCGTGACGAACGGCATCACGTTCACCGTCGAAGCCGGAACGGTCGCACATCCCGGCCGTGTGCTCGCCGCGTTCGACGCCGTCGGTGTCGGCGGGACCCTGGGCTCGTGGGGGTGGGACGTCGAGGGCGGCACCCACGCCGGCTCGGTCGACCAGGTCCTCGACCGCCAGCGGCACGTGATCGACCTCACCGCCGGCCACCCCAGGGTCGATGGTTGGGTCACGCTGGTCGGACACGACCTGATGAGCGACGATCTGGTCAGCGCAGCGGGCGAACTCGCCCGTTCGAGCGGCACGGGCTTCACGTTCCACATGTCGCCGAGCGGCTCCGACGCGATCGCCTACCGCAAGCGCGTCCACCGCCGCCCGCTCCAACACCTCGCCGACCTCGGTGTCCTCGGCGATCATCTGCTCGTCGCCCACGCGGTCCACATCGACGACGCCGAACTCGACCTCGTCCTCGACCACGACGTCGCCGTCGCATCGTGCCCGTGGGCCTATCTCCGACTCGGGCAGGGCATCAGTGGCTCGTTCCACCACCCCCGCCTCATCCACCACGGCGGCCGCGTCGCGCTCGGTTGCGACAGCGAGAACGCCGGCGACGCGATCGACATCTTCGCCGCGGCACGCCTGTTCGCAGGGCTCGCCAAGGACACGCGCGGCGAGCCGACCGCCTTCTCGGCCCGACAGGCCCTGCGCCTGGCGACGATCGACGGCGCCCGTGCGCTCCACCTCGACCACGAACTGGGATCGCTCGAGGCAGGCAAGCGGGCCGACGTGGTCGTCGTCGACACCACCGGACCGGCGTGGACGCCGCACGCCGACGATCCGACGCTGGCCGTGGTGTGGGGCAGCGACGGACGAGCGGTCCGCGATGTGGTCGCGTCGGGCCGGGTCGTCGTTCGGGACGGGGCCTGCGTGACGGTCGATCACCGTTCGCTGGCCGCCGAAGCGCAAGAAATGCACCGGCTGCTGGTATCCAAGTGTGGTGCGCATCCTCGTAACGAATGA
- the surE gene encoding 5'/3'-nucleotidase SurE, translated as MRILVTNDDGVLAPGILPLAQAMTEHGDVTVVAPDSEYSGAGAAIGAIWERVPHVTRHRLDGVPAAWAVNGPPALAVMYARLGAFGGQFDLVVSGINPGANVGRSVYHSGTVGACLSGRNGGWSGIAVSQASTGWGVEGQAWDASHQKWETAATVASEFVRGYLEEPPTDVVIANINVPNLELSEIDGWAMTEVGGLPPRSMSQATLVPREGQPDEFDVDVSWGEPVELPEHTDGGTIERGKVSVTYLTRLQAEPRSDLGSAEAALDQLLN; from the coding sequence GTGCGCATCCTCGTAACGAATGACGACGGCGTCCTCGCGCCGGGCATCCTCCCCCTCGCCCAGGCGATGACCGAACACGGTGACGTCACCGTCGTTGCCCCCGACTCGGAATACTCGGGTGCCGGGGCCGCGATCGGCGCGATCTGGGAGCGGGTGCCACACGTCACCCGCCACCGACTCGACGGGGTTCCGGCAGCGTGGGCGGTCAACGGCCCGCCGGCCCTCGCCGTCATGTACGCCCGGCTGGGTGCGTTCGGCGGCCAGTTCGACCTCGTGGTCTCGGGCATCAACCCGGGAGCGAACGTGGGCCGGTCGGTGTACCACTCCGGCACCGTCGGCGCGTGCCTGTCAGGCCGCAACGGCGGCTGGTCGGGCATCGCCGTGAGCCAGGCGTCGACCGGTTGGGGTGTCGAGGGTCAGGCCTGGGACGCGTCGCACCAGAAGTGGGAGACGGCGGCGACCGTCGCCTCCGAGTTCGTACGCGGCTACCTGGAGGAACCACCGACCGACGTGGTGATCGCGAACATCAACGTGCCGAACCTCGAACTGTCGGAGATCGACGGCTGGGCGATGACCGAGGTCGGTGGTCTGCCACCCCGGTCCATGTCGCAGGCCACGCTGGTCCCCCGCGAGGGTCAGCCCGACGAGTTCGACGTCGATGTCAGTTGGGGTGAGCCGGTCGAGCTGCCCGAGCACACCGACGGCGGCACGATCGAACGCGGCAAGGTGTCGGTGACGTACCTGACCCGGCTCCAGGCCGAACCCCGGAGCGATCTCGGCTCGGCCGAGGCGGCGCTCGACCAGCTCCTGAACTGA
- a CDS encoding S9 family peptidase, whose product MQPLPAGTWPSPITAATLVGGAIGIGEVVADGDDVWWAEQRPEEAGRTALVRWRAGETIEVTPPGANVRTRVHEYGGGAWWVDRGAAYYVEFDDQRLRRIEPGGEPEMLSPEPAAPRALRYADGRVTPDGAWYGCVHERHGDLEHVDRREAVNELVAVATDGSQRIVTLATGADFYAAPRVSPDGTRLVWIQWMHPNMPWDATELWIADLVDGEATNHRRLAGNGDEALQEPNWGADGSLTVATDRTDWWNLYSVDLESGELTHRAGGEYDIVEPHWVFGGSRYVGDIHVIAGPTGDRLSNGVEVPYSSITSLRRSGDALVFVGASFSHESEVVRLVGAEVEVLRPARDLGLDDVFFPTPEFIEYPTTDGGTAYGLFSAPAHPDHELPAGERPPLVVFIHGGPTSSADRALRLGQRFWTSRGFAVVDVDYRGSTSYGRRYRNLLRGNWCKTDVDDAVAAARYLADRGDVDGGRLVIRGGSAGGTTTLLALAHHDVFATGTNLFGVADLEALLTDDHKFESQYAVSLVGPWPEAADVYAERSPINHVDAISRPLLVLQGSEDPVVPPAHSEKIVEAMQRNGIPVGSIVFDGEGHGFRRAENIVRSVEAELWFYGHVLGFEPADEIEPVPVG is encoded by the coding sequence ATGCAACCGCTGCCCGCCGGAACCTGGCCGTCACCGATCACCGCTGCCACCCTGGTGGGGGGTGCGATCGGGATCGGCGAAGTCGTGGCCGACGGCGACGACGTCTGGTGGGCCGAACAGCGCCCCGAGGAGGCAGGCCGCACCGCGCTCGTCCGGTGGCGCGCCGGCGAGACGATCGAGGTCACCCCGCCGGGGGCGAACGTCCGCACCCGTGTGCACGAGTACGGCGGTGGTGCCTGGTGGGTCGATCGCGGCGCTGCGTACTACGTCGAGTTCGACGATCAGCGCCTGCGTCGGATCGAGCCGGGCGGCGAGCCCGAGATGCTCTCGCCCGAGCCAGCGGCGCCCCGTGCCCTGCGGTACGCCGACGGACGCGTGACGCCCGACGGTGCCTGGTACGGGTGCGTCCACGAACGCCACGGCGATCTCGAACACGTCGATCGTCGCGAAGCCGTGAACGAACTGGTGGCGGTCGCGACCGATGGCTCGCAGCGCATTGTGACCCTGGCCACCGGCGCCGACTTCTACGCCGCCCCCCGGGTGTCGCCCGACGGAACTCGCCTGGTGTGGATCCAGTGGATGCACCCGAACATGCCGTGGGACGCGACCGAACTCTGGATCGCCGACCTCGTCGACGGCGAGGCGACGAACCATCGCCGACTCGCCGGCAACGGCGACGAGGCGCTCCAGGAGCCGAACTGGGGGGCCGACGGCTCGCTGACGGTCGCGACCGATCGCACCGACTGGTGGAATCTGTACTCCGTCGATCTCGAATCCGGTGAGCTCACGCACCGGGCCGGTGGCGAGTACGACATCGTCGAACCGCACTGGGTGTTCGGCGGTTCCAGGTACGTGGGCGACATCCACGTCATCGCCGGCCCGACCGGCGACCGGTTGAGCAACGGCGTCGAGGTGCCGTACTCGTCGATCACCTCGCTCCGCCGCTCGGGTGATGCCCTCGTGTTCGTCGGGGCCTCGTTCTCCCACGAGTCCGAGGTCGTGCGACTCGTCGGTGCCGAGGTCGAGGTGCTGCGACCGGCTCGCGACCTGGGCCTCGACGACGTCTTCTTCCCGACCCCCGAGTTCATCGAGTACCCGACGACCGATGGCGGCACGGCATACGGCCTGTTCTCGGCGCCGGCGCACCCCGATCACGAACTCCCGGCCGGTGAGCGTCCGCCGCTGGTCGTGTTCATCCACGGCGGGCCCACATCGTCGGCCGACCGAGCGCTCCGGCTCGGACAGCGCTTCTGGACGAGCCGTGGATTCGCGGTCGTCGACGTCGACTACCGCGGCAGCACGAGCTACGGCCGCCGCTACCGCAACCTCCTCCGTGGCAACTGGTGCAAGACCGACGTCGACGACGCCGTGGCGGCCGCCCGGTACCTGGCCGATCGCGGCGACGTCGACGGTGGTCGCCTCGTGATCCGTGGCGGCAGCGCCGGGGGGACGACGACGCTGCTGGCGTTGGCGCACCATGACGTGTTCGCGACCGGGACCAACCTGTTCGGCGTGGCCGACCTCGAAGCGCTCCTGACCGACGACCACAAGTTCGAGTCGCAGTACGCCGTGTCGCTCGTCGGACCGTGGCCGGAGGCTGCCGACGTCTACGCCGAGCGGTCACCGATCAACCACGTCGACGCCATCTCCCGGCCGCTGCTCGTGCTGCAGGGTTCGGAGGATCCGGTGGTTCCACCCGCCCATTCGGAGAAGATCGTCGAGGCGATGCAGCGGAATGGCATCCCGGTCGGATCGATCGTGTTCGACGGCGAAGGGCACGGCTTCCGACGGGCGGAGAACATCGTGCGATCGGTCGAAGCCGAACTGTGGTTCTACGGCCACGTGCTCGGCTTCGAACCGGCCGACGAGATCGAACCCGTCCCGGTCGGGTAA
- a CDS encoding VOC family protein has protein sequence MNYPNILVFVDFPVGDVDEANRFYTEVFGWEIEERIPGVFHRIIPGQNFKIDDGSQGPTGNLHMGLSYAGDPRPDPRPEAERGERRMFSGGRTTRAWILVSDDDDMDAIMDRAVANGGTEQWRHHFWTEFGGANASFVDPWGNVIMLWEHLDGIEQDPDTHELVGDAKLPDGWTIE, from the coding sequence ATGAACTACCCCAACATTCTCGTCTTCGTGGACTTCCCCGTCGGCGATGTCGACGAAGCCAACCGCTTCTACACCGAGGTGTTCGGGTGGGAGATCGAGGAGCGCATCCCCGGTGTGTTCCACCGGATCATCCCCGGCCAGAACTTCAAGATCGACGACGGCTCGCAGGGCCCGACCGGCAATCTCCACATGGGGCTGTCGTACGCCGGCGACCCCCGCCCCGATCCGCGACCCGAGGCCGAACGCGGCGAGCGTCGGATGTTCTCCGGTGGCCGCACGACCAGGGCATGGATCCTGGTCTCCGACGACGACGACATGGACGCGATCATGGATCGTGCGGTCGCGAACGGCGGCACCGAGCAGTGGCGCCACCACTTCTGGACCGAGTTCGGCGGCGCCAACGCCTCCTTCGTCGACCCGTGGGGCAACGTGATCATGCTCTGGGAACACCTCGACGGCATCGAGCAGGACCCCGATACCCACGAACTCGTCGGCGACGCCAAGCTCCCCGACGGCTGGACCATCGAGTAA
- a CDS encoding MarR family transcriptional regulator: protein MDDDAVRWLTDDEELAWLSLISVLMQLQPALDAQLQRDSGLSFYEYGVLASLSQVDDTVGLRMSDLAAVTNGQLPRLSQVITRMEKRAWVERCADPDDGRATRVVLLPAGTEVLDAAAPGHVDQVRELVFDQLTETQVRRLHGICRTISQALGTPPLLLDIERQRSSD, encoded by the coding sequence GTGGATGACGACGCCGTTCGCTGGCTCACCGACGACGAGGAGCTGGCATGGCTCTCACTGATCAGCGTCCTGATGCAGCTGCAACCCGCACTCGACGCTCAACTCCAGCGAGACTCCGGGCTGTCGTTCTACGAGTACGGCGTGTTGGCCTCGCTCTCCCAGGTGGACGACACCGTCGGGCTGCGGATGAGCGACCTCGCGGCCGTGACGAACGGACAGCTCCCCCGCCTCTCACAGGTGATCACGCGCATGGAGAAGCGAGCGTGGGTCGAGCGCTGCGCCGACCCCGACGACGGACGCGCGACCAGGGTGGTGCTGCTGCCGGCCGGCACCGAGGTACTCGACGCTGCTGCACCGGGCCACGTCGACCAGGTGCGCGAGCTGGTGTTCGACCAGCTCACCGAGACGCAGGTCCGCCGGCTCCACGGCATCTGTCGAACGATCTCCCAGGCACTCGGCACACCGCCACTCCTGCTCGATATCGAACGGCAGCGATCGAGCGACTGA
- a CDS encoding sigma-70 family RNA polymerase sigma factor: MSTRAAPSDADRRARFEVVAAEIYEPLQRYLRRRARSDDAADVLADTLLVVWRRLDDVPPEPLPWCIGVALRNLANHRRGDDRRLRLVERTAAQPRPETNDDPQLAIERGDPELAAAIGTLSESEAEIVRLWAWERLEPREIATALDVTPNAVSVALSRAKRKLGSQLGDHRATDRIGRQADTPGAEVPPGPTSRRGGAER, from the coding sequence ATGAGCACGCGCGCAGCCCCGAGCGATGCTGATCGGCGCGCCCGCTTCGAGGTCGTCGCAGCCGAGATCTACGAGCCACTGCAGCGATACCTGCGGCGTCGCGCCCGCTCCGACGACGCCGCCGACGTGCTCGCGGACACGTTGCTCGTGGTCTGGCGGCGCCTCGACGACGTGCCGCCAGAACCGCTCCCCTGGTGCATCGGAGTAGCGCTGCGCAACCTCGCCAACCACCGGCGTGGCGACGATCGACGTCTGCGGCTCGTCGAACGGACCGCCGCCCAGCCGCGCCCCGAGACGAACGACGATCCCCAACTCGCGATCGAGCGGGGCGACCCCGAACTCGCCGCAGCGATCGGAACGCTGTCGGAGAGCGAGGCCGAGATCGTGCGGCTCTGGGCCTGGGAACGGCTCGAACCGAGAGAGATCGCCACCGCACTCGACGTGACCCCGAACGCCGTCAGCGTGGCGCTCAGCCGAGCGAAGCGCAAGCTCGGCTCGCAGCTGGGCGACCACCGCGCGACCGACAGGATCGGTCGGCAGGCGGACACTCCAGGAGCAGAGGTGCCGCCGGGACCGACGAGCCGGCGAGGAGGAGCCGAACGATGA
- a CDS encoding amidohydrolase family protein: MPERVDTIIRGWQVVTMNATRDIIRDGAVAVRDGRIVAVDKASIIDADYEADRIIGGDRFVVTPGLVNSHIHITGEPLTRGYVPDDTPFVENVFMWLCPLYSVFTAEEERLSAQLASVEMLKSGTTSFLEAGTTRFLDEVVDGLTEVGIRGRVGRWVWDLPPEPSVYRQATDEAIAHLEHQLDRYPAGPDDRIGAWSTLVGHTTCSDPLWLAARELATKHGTGMSFHMSPAMLDPDGFIEEFGHRPMVHLAELGVLGPDVVMTHCVQVDDREVAIIAETGAQVAHCPTTALKVSYGVTQVGKMPEMAMAGINLAIGTDGNNAANYSDMMRAAYLVAGLFKDARQDPQMFPAEKAYEMATLGGAEAMRLTDHIGSLDVGKHADIVLHDTDRPEWRPLLNVMNQLVWSADGRGVHTVLVGGDVVVENYSMTTLDESELYAASQIAGEMITARSGLPDKAKYPMR; encoded by the coding sequence ATGCCTGAACGCGTCGACACCATCATCCGCGGTTGGCAGGTCGTGACCATGAACGCGACCCGCGACATCATCCGCGACGGCGCGGTCGCCGTGCGCGACGGTCGCATCGTCGCGGTCGACAAAGCCAGCATCATCGATGCCGACTACGAGGCCGACCGCATAATCGGCGGCGACCGATTCGTGGTGACACCCGGCCTCGTGAACAGCCACATCCACATCACCGGCGAGCCGCTGACCAGGGGCTACGTCCCCGACGACACCCCGTTCGTCGAGAACGTGTTCATGTGGTTGTGCCCGCTGTACTCGGTGTTCACCGCCGAGGAGGAACGCCTGTCGGCGCAGTTGGCGTCGGTCGAGATGCTGAAGTCGGGCACCACGTCGTTCCTCGAGGCCGGCACGACGCGGTTCCTCGACGAGGTCGTCGACGGCCTCACCGAGGTCGGTATCCGTGGCCGCGTCGGTCGCTGGGTGTGGGACCTGCCGCCGGAGCCGTCGGTGTACCGGCAGGCCACCGACGAGGCGATCGCCCACCTCGAGCACCAGCTCGACCGGTACCCGGCCGGGCCGGACGATCGCATCGGGGCCTGGTCGACCCTGGTCGGACACACGACGTGTTCCGACCCGCTCTGGCTCGCCGCCCGCGAACTGGCGACGAAGCACGGCACGGGCATGAGCTTCCACATGTCGCCGGCGATGCTCGACCCCGACGGGTTCATCGAGGAGTTCGGGCACCGACCGATGGTCCATCTCGCCGAACTCGGCGTGCTCGGCCCCGACGTGGTGATGACGCATTGCGTGCAGGTCGACGACCGGGAGGTGGCGATCATCGCAGAGACCGGCGCCCAGGTCGCTCACTGCCCGACCACTGCGCTCAAGGTGAGCTACGGCGTCACGCAGGTCGGCAAGATGCCCGAGATGGCGATGGCTGGGATCAACCTGGCGATCGGCACCGACGGCAACAACGCCGCCAACTACTCCGACATGATGCGGGCCGCCTACCTGGTCGCCGGCCTGTTCAAGGACGCCCGCCAGGACCCGCAGATGTTCCCGGCCGAGAAGGCGTACGAGATGGCGACGCTCGGCGGGGCCGAGGCGATGCGGCTCACCGACCACATCGGGTCGCTCGATGTCGGCAAGCACGCCGACATCGTGTTGCACGACACCGATCGACCCGAGTGGCGGCCGCTCCTCAACGTGATGAACCAGCTCGTGTGGTCGGCCGACGGCCGCGGCGTCCACACCGTGCTCGTCGGCGGCGACGTGGTCGTCGAGAACTACTCGATGACCACGCTCGACGAGTCCGAGCTGTACGCCGCGTCCCAGATCGCCGGCGAGATGATCACGGCCCGGTCGGGTCTGCCCGACAAGGCCAAGTACCCGATGCGCTGA
- a CDS encoding methyltransferase: protein MFEPRDAPYPELKKTHTMAHVGRPYTDYKPPAAAPVWAAIEGLARYHVLVAALELDLFDTMQRLGPARIEAINAEVRASLEHLRTLLDSVVVLGMLDQVDGVYELNDTAKRYLVSDGPATMAALIPVAPGPHDNWTRLADTVRHGRPSSPIEDDPAAFYVPLVEGTFTTMFRCATRADLKLRYSALRSPRVLDLGAGGAPWAIAILAGNPGATATVNDLPGVLPVAETKAAEFEVGDRVEWLPGDFHTVPIDDEGYDIVVLGHICRTEGEAGTKRLIDRAMASLRPEGTLILADYFCDIDRKLNPHGVLMGATMMASTLHGNAFTAQQYSEWIRAARFESIRLIEPIGFQQQFVATKPRRREDT, encoded by the coding sequence GTGTTCGAGCCACGCGACGCGCCGTATCCGGAGCTGAAGAAGACGCACACGATGGCGCACGTCGGGCGCCCGTACACCGACTACAAGCCGCCGGCAGCCGCCCCCGTCTGGGCCGCGATCGAGGGGCTTGCCCGCTACCACGTGCTCGTCGCCGCGCTGGAGCTCGATCTCTTCGACACGATGCAGCGGCTCGGGCCGGCACGGATCGAGGCGATCAACGCCGAGGTCCGAGCATCGCTCGAACATCTCCGCACGCTGCTCGACTCCGTCGTCGTGCTCGGCATGCTCGACCAGGTCGACGGCGTGTACGAACTCAACGACACGGCGAAGCGATACCTGGTCTCCGACGGCCCGGCGACGATGGCGGCGCTGATCCCCGTGGCGCCGGGCCCGCACGACAACTGGACCCGGCTGGCCGACACCGTTCGCCACGGCCGTCCCTCGTCCCCGATCGAGGACGACCCGGCGGCGTTCTACGTGCCGCTCGTCGAGGGCACGTTCACCACGATGTTCCGCTGCGCGACGCGCGCTGACCTCAAACTCCGCTACTCGGCGCTGCGTTCGCCACGGGTGCTCGATCTCGGCGCCGGCGGCGCACCCTGGGCGATCGCCATCCTGGCCGGCAATCCCGGTGCGACCGCCACCGTGAACGACCTGCCCGGTGTGCTGCCGGTGGCCGAAACGAAGGCCGCTGAGTTCGAGGTCGGCGATCGTGTCGAGTGGCTGCCCGGCGATTTCCACACGGTGCCGATCGACGACGAGGGCTACGACATCGTCGTGCTCGGCCACATCTGCCGGACCGAGGGCGAGGCCGGCACGAAGCGGCTGATCGATCGTGCGATGGCGTCGCTGCGGCCCGAGGGAACCCTGATCCTGGCCGACTACTTCTGCGACATCGACCGCAAGCTCAACCCGCACGGGGTGCTGATGGGTGCGACGATGATGGCGAGCACGCTCCACGGCAACGCCTTCACCGCCCAGCAGTACTCGGAGTGGATCCGTGCCGCCCGCTTCGAGTCGATCCGCCTGATCGAGCCGATCGGATTCCAACAGCAGTTCGTGGCCACGAAACCACGACGACGAGAGGACACCTGA